From the Streptomyces nodosus genome, the window ATTCCTCGGCAGGATTATCTGATCAGGGCCGATGAACTGTTGGACGCGGGTGGGCTCGTCGCGGCGACATGGGAGGACGTGAAGAGGGTCCGATACCCGAAGAAGGTTCGGGACATCGCGAAGCTGGAGGCGCAGGCGGTCGAGATCGGGGTGTACGTGTGCAACAGCATCAGTGGGTTGCTGCAGACACCGGAACATGCGCGGGCGCTCTTCCACGCTGCGCAGCCGCCGTACTCGCCAGATGATGTGGAGCGCATGGTGGCCGCTCGGACGGCTCGGGGGGCGATCTTCGAACGCGATCCGGCTCCTTCTGTCAGTTTCGTGCTGGAGGAGGCGACGCTGCTACGGGAGGTCGGCGGCACAATGGTGTGGCGTGGGCAGCTTGAACGCCTGCTGGAGGTAGGGCAGTTGCGCAACATCACACTTCAGGTAATGCCGACGAAGACCGATGCTCACCCCGGGGTGGACGGCAAGATTGAGGTGCTGAAGTTCGCGGATGGCACGGCAGTGGGGCGTTCCGACGGCGCGTTCAACGGCCGGCCGACCTCCGAACCAAAGCTCCTGCGCATCCTTGAACTGCGCTACGGCACCATCCGGGCGCAGGCTCTCACGCCCCGGGATTCGCTGGCCTTCATCGAGCACCTACTGCTGGGGGAAACATGATCCGTAAGACTGCTGCCGGTGACGCCGCCGAGCCGGCGTGGTTCAAGAGCAGCTACAGCGACGGCACCGATGGTGAGTCGTGCGTCGAGATGGCCACTGGCCCCGGCACCGTCCACGTCCGAGACTCCAAGGACATCGCCGGCCCCCGGCTCGCGTTCGCCCCGGGCGCATGGGCGGCGTTCGTCCCGTATGTGTCCGAGGGCTGATCGCGCCGCCGGTCAGAGGGCGCTGCTGCCGTCCCGGCCGGGCGTGCGGGCGAGCCGGGAGAGCAGCTTGGCGTAGACGGCGGTGGTCGCGGCGACCACCGTGACGATGAGTGACAGGGCCAGGATGCCGAGCAGCGCCGACCACTGGCGCAGTTCGCTGCGGCAGGCGCGGTCCTGCTGGAACGGGTCGAGCGGCGGGCCCTTGCATCGCGGGTCGCTCTCGCCCGTGGTGAGCACTATTTGGCTGACGGGTCCGTGTCGTCCGCGTCCATGCCGCGCTACTGGGCCCTGCCGCTGCGCCTCGGCCTTGTCTGCTGGCATCCCTTGGAGGCGTGTTCTGGAACCATGGCAGGCTCGACAGCGCTTACTGACAGCCGTGACCACCGTCTGCCGCCTGTTTGCAGAACTGACCAAGTATCAGCGACTCGCCCCGTTGCCTTTGCAATTTGCCGTGTGGAGTTGTGATGATGTGACGTATGGCTGAGCACGGGGGTGCGGTCGACGGGCCGCAGGGGATTCCACGTTCGCGACTCGCGGACTACGCGGAGATGATGGATACCCCGGCCGTGATGACGTCTTCGCGGGAGTACCGGGAGACGGGCACGAGGCAGGGTGAACAGTCGTCCGTTCAGGAGCCGGTTCCATCACCCGCATCCTCGTCTTCCGAAGCGGCGGTGCGCAGGCGTGAGTTCGCTGCGCTCCTCGGCGAGTTCCGTCGTACCGCGGTGCTGGTGCCGTTGGGTGACGGGCCGGGCCCGGACTCCGAACGCGGTCTGTTGACCGTCGACTTGGGCGGTATCCGCTTCATCCTGGCTTTCTCCGATGAGCAGGCGCTGGCGCGTTATGCCGTCGTACGTGGTGAGTCGAGCCGTGAGTGGACGTATCAGACGATTCTTGGCGCGCGTCTGCTGGATGTGGCCGTGCCCGCGGCCGGGGTGCCGTGCGGGGTGGCCTTGGACTGCGCGGACGGGGAGGACGGCATGGTGTTCCCGCCGGTGTGCGGGATCGTGCCGGATGCGGTGGCGGTGGACTTCGACGTGAACGCGGACGGACGAACGGGGGGAACGGCGTGACTGATGGTGGCAAGGACCTGTCCACGGAGGGGCTCGGTCTGGTCGCCAAGGGTCTGACCGAGGCGCTGGGCGAGCTGGAGGAACTCGGCATGGTCGGCGAGGCCGGCGCCGGGCGTGGTTTCGGTGAGATCGCGTTGTCAGGGCTTGAGCTGGGCCATGAGGGGCTGACGGGGGAGTTCACGGCGTTCTGCGAGCGCTGGGAGTGGGGTGTGCGGTCACTGATCAACGAGGGTAACGCCTTCGCTGTGAAGACGGGTCTGTCGGCGGGCACGCTCTACGAGACCGAGCACTACGTCGAGGGCAGTTTCAAGGTCGTCGCGAACTCGGCGATCGGTAATCCGTATGCGTCCGAGGAGGACGTGGAGGGCATGGGGTGGGGCGACATCGCGAAGTCCGGTGCGTTCGGCGGGGTGGACTACAGCAAGGAGTCGTTCGACAGGGCGCTGGCCAACAGTGAGCAGGGCTGGAAGGACGCCGGCCGGGACGTGATGACCTCGCACACCGTCGGACCGCTGGGCCTCAACCCGGAGAACCTGCACGGCGCGTTCGGTGTCTCCGACAAGGAGTACAACCAGTTCCTGGACGACACCTTCGGCCCCTCCCCCGAGGAACGCGCCAAGACGGCCGGGCAGCAGGACGGTCAGGGCTGATGGGACTGGGAGACCTGACCAACTCGCTGCTGGGCGAGGGCGAGCACCTCTGGGACGAGGGCAAGAAGAAGCTCGGCCAGGGCATCGACTGGACCACGGACAAGCTGGGTGAGGGCCTGGACTACGTCGGGCTGCACGACTGGGCCCATGGCGTGGAGGACTGGGGCGACGGCATCGCCTCCGATCTGGGCGCCACTCCGGGCGAGAAACAACTCGGCCAGACCGACGAGGCGAAAGACCTCGTCCACGGCGATCCGGGAAAGATCCGCGAGAGCGCCAAGCATCTGCGGGACTTCCACGGCGCCTTCGACAAGGTCCACCAGGGGATGAGGAAGGTCGATTCCTCCGGCTGGAAAGGCGAGGCCGGCGACACCTTCCGCAAGAAGTTCGGAGTGCACCCCACCAAGTGGGCACAGGCAGCCGATGCGTGCCACACGGCGGCCGGGGCGCTGGAGTCGTACGCGGAATCCGTCACCTGGGCGCAAGGCCAGGCCGAGGAAGCCGTCGAGCTCTACAACAAGGGCGTGAAGGCGTCCAAGGACGCGGCCGACGCGTACAACAAGAAGGTCGATGCCTACAACGCCAAAGTCAAGGCGAACCAGGACCCCGGTCCCAAGCCGGAGCCGTTCCAGGACCCCGGCAAGGTCGACATCCGATCCGCCGTTCAAAAGCTGGCCGAGGCGCGCAAACAGCGCAACACCGCCGCCTCCGAGGCCCAGAGCAAGGTCAAGGCCGCCCTCGCACACGCCCCCGCCGAGCCCCCGCCCCTGGAACGCCTCAGCCATGACCTCGTCGACGGCTACCAGGCCGTCAACCTCGAACTCACCCACGTCGTCGGCGGTGCCCTCAAGGGCACCGCAGGTCTGCTGAACTTCGCCCGTGGCCTGAACCCCACGGACCCCTACAACCTCACCCACCCGGCCGATTACCTGCAGAACGTCAGCATGACGCTCTCCGGCCTCGTCTCCACCGCCTCCCACCCCGAACGCGTCGTCCAGGCCGCCGTGGACGGCTTCAAGAAGGACCCCTCCGAGTTCGTCGGCCGCCTCATCCCCGAACTCATCGGCACCAAGGGCGCCGGACTCGCCCGCGGCGGCCTACGACTCGCGCTGAAAGAGGGCGCGGAGGGAGCCGCGGAACAGGGCCTGCGCAAGACCGCGCGCAGCGCGGTCGAGGGTGAGGGCGAGAAAGCGGCCGGGAAGACGGCTCGGGAGAAGGTGAACGGGGATCCGGCGGAAAACTCCCGATCCGAGGGTAAGCACAGCGAGGGCACCGACCCGATTGACCTCGCCACCGGCACGATGTACTTGCCGCAGACGGATGCCGTCCTTCCCGGTGTGCTGCCTTTGGCCCTGACTCGGCGAGTGGAGTCCGGCTACCACCTCGGCCGCTGTTTCGGGCCGTCCTGGTCCTCCACACTCGACCAGCGTCTGGAGATCGACGCGGAAGGCGTCGTCTTCGTCACCGAGGACGGCCTGCTCCTGGCCTACCCTCACCCGGCACCCGGTGTGCCGACCCTACCCAGCCACGGTCCGCGGCGTCCCCTGGACCGTGTGGACGGCGGCTACACGATCACGGACCCCCAGACACGCCACACCTGGCACTTCGCCGACCGGGGCGACGACCAGGCGGTCCTGGAGCAGATCGACGACCGCAACGGCAACTGGATCACCTTCGAGTACGACGAGGCGGGAGTTCCCTCGAACATCGCCCACAGCGCCGGGTACCGCCTGCGGATTGACAGCGCCGAGGGGCTGGTCACCGGCGTGCACCTGGTCGGCGGGGGGGGACGGCGGTT encodes:
- a CDS encoding helix-turn-helix domain-containing protein, producing MSVDGEAVRLRSEADEPGWEVDPDDEWGVAVITTVGRQLKLRREAAGLRAAEFGKAVGYGEDLVYKVEGGKRIPRQDYLIRADELLDAGGLVAATWEDVKRVRYPKKVRDIAKLEAQAVEIGVYVCNSISGLLQTPEHARALFHAAQPPYSPDDVERMVAARTARGAIFERDPAPSVSFVLEEATLLREVGGTMVWRGQLERLLEVGQLRNITLQVMPTKTDAHPGVDGKIEVLKFADGTAVGRSDGAFNGRPTSEPKLLRILELRYGTIRAQALTPRDSLAFIEHLLLGET
- a CDS encoding putative T7SS-secreted protein, with translation MGLGDLTNSLLGEGEHLWDEGKKKLGQGIDWTTDKLGEGLDYVGLHDWAHGVEDWGDGIASDLGATPGEKQLGQTDEAKDLVHGDPGKIRESAKHLRDFHGAFDKVHQGMRKVDSSGWKGEAGDTFRKKFGVHPTKWAQAADACHTAAGALESYAESVTWAQGQAEEAVELYNKGVKASKDAADAYNKKVDAYNAKVKANQDPGPKPEPFQDPGKVDIRSAVQKLAEARKQRNTAASEAQSKVKAALAHAPAEPPPLERLSHDLVDGYQAVNLELTHVVGGALKGTAGLLNFARGLNPTDPYNLTHPADYLQNVSMTLSGLVSTASHPERVVQAAVDGFKKDPSEFVGRLIPELIGTKGAGLARGGLRLALKEGAEGAAEQGLRKTARSAVEGEGEKAAGKTAREKVNGDPAENSRSEGKHSEGTDPIDLATGTMYLPQTDAVLPGVLPLALTRRVESGYHLGRCFGPSWSSTLDQRLEIDAEGVVFVTEDGLLLAYPHPAPGVPTLPSHGPRRPLDRVDGGYTITDPQTRHTWHFADRGDDQAVLEQIDDRNGNWITFEYDEAGVPSNIAHSAGYRLRIDSAEGLVTGVHLVGGGGRRFRPRVGPLRLCPGEPDRSRQFVREAAQVRLRRGAARHVVDGHQRACVRVRVRRQKPMHRTRRRPGPHEPPAFLRRERPGNRTAHHDGSQRGRCGTSVLRQRSPPDRRHRRPRGEHQALHPRPVQPSAVRDRCRRPYDVLPIRRHGEPDGDRPPGRPTHRVLLRRPWPAHPGGASRRERGPPGVRRPREPDVGDRFGGRCDLLLLRRSRTSVSTA
- a CDS encoding DUF397 domain-containing protein — encoded protein: MIRKTAAGDAAEPAWFKSSYSDGTDGESCVEMATGPGTVHVRDSKDIAGPRLAFAPGAWAAFVPYVSEG